One window of Gammaproteobacteria bacterium genomic DNA carries:
- the cobA gene encoding uroporphyrinogen-III C-methyltransferase, with amino-acid sequence MDYLPLFHDMHGVRCLVVGGGAVAERKAELLLSAGATVHVVAKVFRFTNPDVSSRVVVEERPFRDEDVDGCALVVVATDEPELNIHVSEICRVRGILVNVVDHPHLCTVFVPAIVDRSPIVVAIGSSGVAPVLARLTRARIEAILPASLGRLAELAGRYRQRVKETIKNFSQRRRFWERVFTGEVAEKMAANRADEAEQLLTQLLKQPQPTAYGQVALVGAGPGDPELLTLKAVRLLQAADVVVYDRLVHPQVVGMARRDCEKIYVGKESSHHTLPQEEINALLVRLASAGKRVVRLKGGDPFIFGRGGEEIETLMEAGIDFQVVPGITSASGCSTYCGIPLTHRDHAHSVVFATGHLRDGTVNLNWQALAQPYQTTVIYMGMTGLKIIGEQLIAHGLPADMPVAVIHRGTMPEQKIVIGTLADIHKKVRQAGLKPPSLIIVGTVVNLHRQLSWFGAEAESSS; translated from the coding sequence GTGGACTATTTGCCGCTATTTCATGATATGCATGGTGTGCGTTGTCTCGTGGTGGGAGGCGGTGCCGTTGCCGAGAGAAAGGCGGAACTTCTACTGAGTGCGGGTGCGACGGTACATGTTGTGGCCAAAGTCTTCCGTTTTACTAACCCTGATGTCTCGTCGAGGGTTGTCGTAGAGGAAAGGCCGTTCCGAGACGAGGATGTTGATGGGTGTGCTTTGGTGGTTGTGGCCACAGATGAGCCTGAACTCAACATTCATGTTTCTGAAATTTGTCGTGTACGGGGTATTTTGGTCAATGTTGTGGATCATCCACACTTGTGTACGGTGTTTGTGCCGGCAATCGTTGACCGCTCGCCCATCGTTGTGGCCATAGGGAGTTCCGGAGTCGCACCTGTACTGGCGCGTCTGACACGAGCGAGAATTGAAGCCATTCTGCCTGCGTCGCTGGGACGATTGGCTGAACTTGCAGGCCGTTATCGTCAACGGGTGAAAGAAACTATCAAAAACTTTAGCCAGCGACGCCGCTTTTGGGAGCGGGTATTCACCGGAGAAGTGGCAGAAAAGATGGCTGCGAACCGTGCCGATGAAGCTGAGCAGTTGTTGACGCAACTGCTTAAGCAACCGCAGCCAACTGCCTACGGCCAAGTGGCACTGGTCGGCGCTGGGCCGGGTGATCCTGAGCTGTTGACACTCAAAGCTGTGCGGTTACTTCAGGCGGCTGATGTGGTGGTTTATGATCGGTTGGTTCACCCGCAAGTGGTTGGGATGGCGCGCCGTGACTGCGAAAAAATCTATGTTGGTAAGGAAAGCTCACATCACACATTGCCACAGGAAGAAATCAATGCCTTGCTGGTTCGACTGGCAAGCGCAGGCAAACGCGTTGTACGACTCAAAGGCGGTGATCCTTTTATTTTTGGGCGGGGTGGAGAAGAAATTGAAACCCTGATGGAGGCAGGCATAGACTTTCAAGTGGTGCCCGGCATCACCTCAGCGTCTGGTTGTTCGACCTATTGCGGCATTCCGTTAACACATCGAGACCATGCGCATAGCGTGGTTTTTGCAACCGGCCATCTGCGCGATGGCACCGTCAATCTCAATTGGCAGGCACTGGCCCAACCCTATCAGACCACCGTGATTTATATGGGGATGACCGGCCTTAAGATTATCGGCGAACAATTGATCGCCCATGGACTTCCTGCAGACATGCCAGTCGCTGTAATCCATCGTGGTACTATGCCGGAGCAGAAAATTGTCATTGGCACCTTAGCCGACATCCATAAAAAGGTCAGGCAGGCAGGCCTAAAACCGCCTAGCCTTATCATCGTTGGCACCGTGGTCAATCTTCACCGCCAGCTTAGCTGGTTTGGTGCTGAGGCCGAGTCGTCTTCGTGA